A single Scleropages formosus chromosome 4, fSclFor1.1, whole genome shotgun sequence DNA region contains:
- the mat2b gene encoding methionine adenosyltransferase 2 subunit beta isoform X3, which produces MPGFAYTDIEETVDVPFRRVLVTGATGLLGRAVYREFQNNSWHILGCGYSRARPRFLRCNLMDEDAVREVIHNFQPHVIVHCAAERRPDVVERHTEAAMNLNIHASATLAKESATAGTFLIYISTDYVFDGRNPPYGENDAPNPLNLYGKSKLEGEREVLRHNPGAAVLRVPVLYGEVERVDESAVTVLWDRVQESCESSTVDHCQQRFPTYVNDVARLCRLMAERRLQDSSLRGIFHYSGKEQMTKYEMACAIADAFNLPSSHLIPLTEQPAGAGAQRPHNSQLECSRLESLGLGVEPTPFKVAVRDSLWPFLYDKRWRQTVFH; this is translated from the exons ATGCCTGGATTTGCCTACACCGACATCGAG GAGACGGTAGATGTGCCGTTTCGGCGCGTTCTGGTGACCGGTGCGACCGGGCTGCTCGGACGTGCGGTCTACAGGGAGTTTCAGAACAACTCGTGGCACATTTTGGGATGCGGCTACAGCCGGGCTCGTCCTCGATTCCTCCGATGCAACTTAATGGATGAGGATGCGGTTCGAGAAGTTATCCATAACTTCCAG CCGCACGTGATCGTGCACTGTGCTGCCGAGAGAAGGCCAGATGTGGTTGAGCGCCACACGGAAGCAGCCATGAACCTGAACATCCACGCATCAGCAACTCTGGCCAAAGAGTCCG CAACAGCTGGGACGTTCCTGATCTACATCAGCACAGACTATGTGTTTGATGGGCGCAACCCCCCCTATGGGGAGAATGATGCACCTAATCCTTTGAACCTGTATGGCAAGTccaagctggagggggagcgagAGGTCCTGAGACATAACCCAG GTGCCGCCGTGTTGCGTGTGCCCGTCCTGTACGGGGAGGTGGAGCGTGTGGATGAGAGCGCAGTGACGGTGCTCTGGGACCGTGTGCAGGAGAGCTGCGAAAGCAGCACCGTGGACCACTGCCAGCAGCGCTTCCCCACCTACGTCAACGATGTAGCACGCCTGTGTCGACTGATGGCCGAGCGTAGGCTGCAG GACTCATCCCTGCGAGGGATATTTCACTACTCTGGCAAGGAACAGATGACCAAGTATGAAATGGCCTGCGCCATTGCAGATGCCTTCAACTTGCCTAGCAGCCACCTAATTCCG CTGACCGAGCAGCCGGCGGGGGCGGGGGCTCAGCGTCCTCACAACTCCCAGCTGGAGTGTTCGCGCCTCGAGTCGCTGGGGCTCGGCGTGGAGCCCACGCCCTTCAAAGTCGCCGTACGCGACAGCCTCTGGCCTTTCCTGTACGACAAGCGCTGGCGGCAGACGGTCTTCCACTGA
- the mat2b gene encoding methionine adenosyltransferase 2 subunit beta isoform X2: protein MDGRDVELRIHFTPGHVELLQETVDVPFRRVLVTGATGLLGRAVYREFQNNSWHILGCGYSRARPRFLRCNLMDEDAVREVIHNFQPHVIVHCAAERRPDVVERHTEAAMNLNIHASATLAKESAGTFLIYISTDYVFDGRNPPYGENDAPNPLNLYGKSKLEGEREVLRHNPGAAVLRVPVLYGEVERVDESAVTVLWDRVQESCESSTVDHCQQRFPTYVNDVARLCRLMAERRLQDSSLRGIFHYSGKEQMTKYEMACAIADAFNLPSSHLIPLTEQPAGAGAQRPHNSQLECSRLESLGLGVEPTPFKVAVRDSLWPFLYDKRWRQTVFH, encoded by the exons ATGGACGGCAGAGACGTGGAGCTGCGCATCCATTTCACCCCCGGACACGTAGAGCTGCTCCAG GAGACGGTAGATGTGCCGTTTCGGCGCGTTCTGGTGACCGGTGCGACCGGGCTGCTCGGACGTGCGGTCTACAGGGAGTTTCAGAACAACTCGTGGCACATTTTGGGATGCGGCTACAGCCGGGCTCGTCCTCGATTCCTCCGATGCAACTTAATGGATGAGGATGCGGTTCGAGAAGTTATCCATAACTTCCAG CCGCACGTGATCGTGCACTGTGCTGCCGAGAGAAGGCCAGATGTGGTTGAGCGCCACACGGAAGCAGCCATGAACCTGAACATCCACGCATCAGCAACTCTGGCCAAAGAGTCCG CTGGGACGTTCCTGATCTACATCAGCACAGACTATGTGTTTGATGGGCGCAACCCCCCCTATGGGGAGAATGATGCACCTAATCCTTTGAACCTGTATGGCAAGTccaagctggagggggagcgagAGGTCCTGAGACATAACCCAG GTGCCGCCGTGTTGCGTGTGCCCGTCCTGTACGGGGAGGTGGAGCGTGTGGATGAGAGCGCAGTGACGGTGCTCTGGGACCGTGTGCAGGAGAGCTGCGAAAGCAGCACCGTGGACCACTGCCAGCAGCGCTTCCCCACCTACGTCAACGATGTAGCACGCCTGTGTCGACTGATGGCCGAGCGTAGGCTGCAG GACTCATCCCTGCGAGGGATATTTCACTACTCTGGCAAGGAACAGATGACCAAGTATGAAATGGCCTGCGCCATTGCAGATGCCTTCAACTTGCCTAGCAGCCACCTAATTCCG CTGACCGAGCAGCCGGCGGGGGCGGGGGCTCAGCGTCCTCACAACTCCCAGCTGGAGTGTTCGCGCCTCGAGTCGCTGGGGCTCGGCGTGGAGCCCACGCCCTTCAAAGTCGCCGTACGCGACAGCCTCTGGCCTTTCCTGTACGACAAGCGCTGGCGGCAGACGGTCTTCCACTGA
- the mat2b gene encoding methionine adenosyltransferase 2 subunit beta isoform X1, with translation MDGRDVELRIHFTPGHVELLQETVDVPFRRVLVTGATGLLGRAVYREFQNNSWHILGCGYSRARPRFLRCNLMDEDAVREVIHNFQPHVIVHCAAERRPDVVERHTEAAMNLNIHASATLAKESATAGTFLIYISTDYVFDGRNPPYGENDAPNPLNLYGKSKLEGEREVLRHNPGAAVLRVPVLYGEVERVDESAVTVLWDRVQESCESSTVDHCQQRFPTYVNDVARLCRLMAERRLQDSSLRGIFHYSGKEQMTKYEMACAIADAFNLPSSHLIPLTEQPAGAGAQRPHNSQLECSRLESLGLGVEPTPFKVAVRDSLWPFLYDKRWRQTVFH, from the exons ATGGACGGCAGAGACGTGGAGCTGCGCATCCATTTCACCCCCGGACACGTAGAGCTGCTCCAG GAGACGGTAGATGTGCCGTTTCGGCGCGTTCTGGTGACCGGTGCGACCGGGCTGCTCGGACGTGCGGTCTACAGGGAGTTTCAGAACAACTCGTGGCACATTTTGGGATGCGGCTACAGCCGGGCTCGTCCTCGATTCCTCCGATGCAACTTAATGGATGAGGATGCGGTTCGAGAAGTTATCCATAACTTCCAG CCGCACGTGATCGTGCACTGTGCTGCCGAGAGAAGGCCAGATGTGGTTGAGCGCCACACGGAAGCAGCCATGAACCTGAACATCCACGCATCAGCAACTCTGGCCAAAGAGTCCG CAACAGCTGGGACGTTCCTGATCTACATCAGCACAGACTATGTGTTTGATGGGCGCAACCCCCCCTATGGGGAGAATGATGCACCTAATCCTTTGAACCTGTATGGCAAGTccaagctggagggggagcgagAGGTCCTGAGACATAACCCAG GTGCCGCCGTGTTGCGTGTGCCCGTCCTGTACGGGGAGGTGGAGCGTGTGGATGAGAGCGCAGTGACGGTGCTCTGGGACCGTGTGCAGGAGAGCTGCGAAAGCAGCACCGTGGACCACTGCCAGCAGCGCTTCCCCACCTACGTCAACGATGTAGCACGCCTGTGTCGACTGATGGCCGAGCGTAGGCTGCAG GACTCATCCCTGCGAGGGATATTTCACTACTCTGGCAAGGAACAGATGACCAAGTATGAAATGGCCTGCGCCATTGCAGATGCCTTCAACTTGCCTAGCAGCCACCTAATTCCG CTGACCGAGCAGCCGGCGGGGGCGGGGGCTCAGCGTCCTCACAACTCCCAGCTGGAGTGTTCGCGCCTCGAGTCGCTGGGGCTCGGCGTGGAGCCCACGCCCTTCAAAGTCGCCGTACGCGACAGCCTCTGGCCTTTCCTGTACGACAAGCGCTGGCGGCAGACGGTCTTCCACTGA